The Herpetosiphonaceae bacterium genomic interval AGCGTAACCTGGACCAACCGGGGCAGCTTCGCGCACACGGTAACGTTCGATAGCGGCGCGGCTGACTCCGGCACGCTCACCTCCGGGCAGAGCTTCACCTTCAAGTTTCCCAGCGCAGGCCGCTATAGCTACCACTGCGCGATTCATCCTGCGATGACAGGATACGTCGATGCGCTGCCTCCAAGCGGGCCTAGGCTGCCGCGCAGTTGGCTGCCGCTGGTGACACACTAACAATGCCTCAGTCATCGAGCGCGGTGTGGTAGCGTACCACGGCGACCTCGGTATCGGCGGTAAGCTGGTGCAGCCGCACAACCGCGCGGGTATTGCCCGTAAGATCTTCATAGATCCAGTACATCGTATCGACATCGTCGGGGCCTTCGTACACCAGCGATCCCTCGATCGATTCGCCAGCGGGAAGCGCATCCCCAAGCAGCTCAGGATCGCTCTGCGTAAACACACAGCAATCGTAGATCCAATCGTCCTCGTCTTGCAGCCAGGTCCACAGCGCCACGTCCTCCAGCGCGATCGGCTGCGCGCCGCGATTGGTGATCTTGAGCCGCACCGCCAGAAATTGATAGCCGGGAGTCGGCTCCTGGCTGCCGTCGCCCGCCGTCGTCTGCACATCGACCACCGTCACATCCAGATCGCCGACGCGCTGGGTGGTGCCGACAGCAACTGCCGCGCCGACATCGACCGGCTCGGTGGTCGGTAGCTCGAACTGGGTGTCTGCATTCAGCTCACGCTCGATCTCGCTAAAGACCTGCTCGGTCTGCCGTCCAAGCAGCGTCAGCACGCCAATAATGCCGATCGCGGTGCAGAGCACCATGCAGACGCCGACAAAGCCGATCGAGCCAAGGATGATCCAGAGCGTCCGGTTCGAGCCGGACGACGGACCTGCGGGGGTGGGCGGTACGTAAGACACAGTCGTTTCCTCTTTACTCGTGGGCGCGGCGCTCGACGTTGGTGACGACGCCCATCAGGTAGGCGATTCGGATCGCGTCGCCCGGCTGCGGGCTGGCGTAGATCGACTCGGCGCTGACGCGCGCGCGGCGAAGCTGCCCTGGTGTGTCCAGATGCTCGAAGATGAGATCGTAGAAATAGGTGCCATGCAGATCTACGCGCTGCACCTGATGGAGCGTTGCGTCGTGCGTGCCGATAAGCATACTCGCTTTACCTTTCTGGATCAATCGCGGCTGGCTGGGAACGTAGTCCTACCGATGATACGTTGGTCGTACTACCGTGTCAATTGCCGCTCGTGGCATCCATCCTGCCAGTAGGGCGATGTATATGCCGCGCGCCTGGGCGGCCATGCTACAATACGGCTATCCCTGAAGCCCCTGCGTGTCTAATCCTGATCGTCAGGCTCAAGGTGCTGCCAGATTATGCCAAAGAAACATAAGCGCAAAGTGGTCGATCGCGATGAGTTCCCGAAGCTGCCGCCCATGGGCGCGGATCGCTATCTGAATCGCGAGCTGAGCTGGCTTCAGTTCAACCGACGGGTACTGGGCGAGGCGCTGGACGCCCGCCAGCCGCTGCTGGAGCGTGTCAAATTCCTGGCGATCTTCTCATCCAACCTGGATGAGTTTTTTATGGTGCGGGTGGCCGGTATTCGCGAGCAGATCGACGCGGGCGTGATCGAGCCGTCGCCGGATGGCCTGTCGCCGATCGAGCAGATGATGCAGATCAAGCCGGTCGTCGATCAACTGACCGAACTCCAGCGGCGCTGCTGGTCCGATGAGGTGCTGCCGCAACTGCGGACGCATGGTATCTACGTGTGCGACTACGCCGAGCTGAACGCGGCGCAGCGCGATGCTGTGCGCAGGCTGTTTTATGAGGAGATTTTCCCAGTGCTGACGCCGCTGGCGTTCGATCCGGGGCATCCGTTCCCGCATATCTCGAATCTGAGCCTGAGTCTGGCGGTGGTGGTCAACGATCCGCGCCACGGCGAGCGCTTCGCGCGCGTGAAGGTGCCGGAGGTGCTGCCGCGTCTGATGCAGGTGCCGACGCAGGACGGCCAGCAGGTGTTTGTCTGGCTGGAGCAGGTGATCGCGGCGCATGTGGATGCGCTCTTTCCTGGCATGCACGTGCCGGAGACGTATCCGTTTCGGGTCACGCGCAACGGCGATGTCGATCTGCAAGAGGAGGAGGCGGCGGACCTGTTGCGGACGATCGAGCACGGTATTCGGCAGCGGCAATTCGGGCGCGTGGTACGGCTGGCCGTCGAACAGTCGATGCCGCAGCGTATCCTCGACCTCTTGATCGAGAACCTGGAGATCGCGTCGAGCGAGGTATACCGCGTACACGGGCCGCTCGGAATCTCCGAGCTCATGATGCTGTACAGTCTGGATCGGCCCGATCTGAAGTATTCGCCGTTCATGCCGCGCGTTCCCGAAGCGTTCGAGGAGAGCGAAGATCCGTTTAGTGTGATCCAGTCGGGCGACGTGCTGCTGCACCATCCCTACGAGTCGTTCATGCCGGTCGTGGATTTTATCAGCACGGCGGCGGAAGATCCACAGGTGCTCGCGATCAAGCAGACGCTCTATCGCGTGGGCCGCAACAAGCCGCTCGTCGAAGCGCTGATTCGTGCCCGCGAAAACGGCAAGCAGGTCACGGTGCTGGTCGAGCTGAAGGCGCGCTTCGACGAAGAAAACAACATCGAGTGGGCCAAGCAGTTGGAGGGCGTGGGCGTACACGTGGTGTATGGCCTGCTGGGGTTGAAAACGCACTGCAAGGCGGCGCTGATCGTGCGCAAGGAGCGCGACGGCATCCGGCGCTACATTCATCTGAGCACCGGCAACTATAACATCACGACGGCGCATCTGTACACCGACATCGGCTTGCTCACCGCCGACCCTGAGTTTGGCACCGACGCCTCGGATCTCTTCAACTATCTCACGGGCTACTCGGCGCAGGACACCTACCGCAAATTTATTATCGCGCCGGTCAATATGCGCCAGTCGATCGCGGCGCTGATCGAGCGCGAGATCCGTCACCATCAGGCGACCGGGAACGGCTGCCTGATCTTCAAGATGAACACGCTGACCGATCCGCAGTTGATCGAGGCGCTGTACCAGGCGAGCGCAGCGGGCGTGCGGATCGATCTGATCGTGCGCGGCGTGTGCTGTCTGCGTCCGGGCGTGCCCGGCCTGTCGGAGACGATCTGTGTGCGATCGATCGTCGGGCGATTTCTGGAGCATAGCCGAATCTACTATTTCCACAACGGCGGTAAGGAAGAGGTCTATCTCAGCTCAGCGGATGTGATGAGCCGCAACCTTGATCGGCGCGTCGAGGTGATGTTTCCGGTGCAAGCGCCGCATCTGGTGCAGCGGCTCCGCGATCAGGTGCTCCGGGCGTATCTTCGCGATACGGCCAAGGCGCAGATTCTCCTGCCCGACGGCTCGTACGCACGGCCTGACGCGAGCCTGCCGCCCTTCGATGTTCAATCCTGGCTGCTGCTGCCGCCAGCAGAGCAGGTCGGGCCGAACGGAGAGCAAAGAGCAGAGAACAAAGAACAATTGGGAGAAGTGAAAACTAAGAACTAAGAACCGAGAACCGAGAACGAAGCAAAGGAACAAGGAACAAAGAGGCATTTAATAGCCATGTTCCTGTGTTCCTGTGTTCCTGTGTTCCTACTCTGCAAGCTGTTGCACCATCGTGGCTATATCCGTAGTCGGAAGGCTACACACGAACGAGCGGCAGACGTAGGCCGTCGGCTGCGCGTGCTGCTGCGGTCGGTCGCGGAGCAGCGGGATAAGCTCGACGGCGGCGGTATCGTCGGGCGCGGCGGCGGCGACGATCACGTTCGGCAGGAAGCGCTCGTCGAGCGCGGCAAGCATCCGCTGGGTAGCGGGATCAGCGCGATCGCCGACGATCGCAATCTCGCGGGGTGTCGCCAGCGCAAAGTCAAGCGCGTTGAGCATCGTGGCGAAGGCGCTCGGATAGCGCTGGATGCCGCCTGTCACCAGCTCGATCGTCGCGCGTCCCCGGCGGTCATATTCGGGATCGCCTACCAGCGCGGCCAGTTGCAGCAGCACATGCGCCGCGACCGCATTGCCGGAGGGCACCGCCTCGTCGAAGAGGTCCTTGGGCCGCGCGATCAGCGTCTCGTGCTCGTCGCTGGTCTGGAAGAAGCCGCCGTCGGTATCGTCCCAGAAGTGATCGAGCATATGCTCCGCGAGATCGCGGGCGGCGGAGAGCCAGCGCGTCTCGCATGTGGCGCGATAGAGCGCCAGCAGCCCCTCGGCATACAGCGCGTAGTCGCTCAGAAAGCCCCGGATCTTGGCCTGCCCGTCTTTGTAGGTATGCAGCAGCCGACCGTCACGGCTGAGCGTGCTCAGCACAAACTCGGCGTTCCGTCGCGCGCTGTCGAGGTAATCTTCGCGCTTCAGCACGCGACCGGCCTCGGCCATCGCTGCCAGCATCAGGCCGTTCCAGTTGGTCAGCACCTTGTCGTCGAGGCCAGGATGCACCCGCTGCTCGCGGAGGGCAAAGAGCTTGCGCCTGCCGCGCTCGGCAACGTCGCGCAGCCGATCCACGGGCTGCCCCGTGACCCGCGCGATCTCTTCGAGCGGTCGCGGCAGGTGCAGAATGTTGGTGTGCTCCCAGTTGCCGCTGGCAGTGACATCGTAGATCTGCGCAAAGAGCGCCGCATCCTCGCCGAGCGCCTGCCGCACCTCCGCCAGGCTCCACACAAAGAATTTGCCCTCCACGCCCTCGCTGTCGGCGTCCTGCGCGGCGTAGTACCCGCCCTCAGGCGCGGTCATTTCTCGCTTGACGTAATCGAGCGTCTCCTCGACGATGCGCCGGTACTCGGCGTTGCCGGTGAGCTGGTAGGCATGGAGATAGGCGCGGGCGAGCTGCGCGTTATCGTAGAGCATCTTCTCGAAGTGCGGCACAAGCCAGCGCTCGTCGACGCTGTAGCGGTGGAAGCCGCCGCCAAGCTGATCGTACATGCCGCCGTGCGCCATCTTGAGCAGCGTCGTCTCGGCCTGCTTGAGCGCCTCGGGGTCGTCCCTGCGCTGGTAGGTGCGCAGCAGGAAGTCGATCGTCTGCGGCGCGGGAAACTTGGGCGCGCCGCCCCAGCCGCCGTGCCGCGCATCGAAGCGCTGGCGGATCGCCGTCGCCGCGCTGTCCAGCAGCCGGGTCGTGAGGCTGATATTGCCGGGCGGGATCTGCGCGGCATCCGAGAGCTGCTGCGCCAGATCGCGGGCGCTGGCGACGGCATCGTTGCGCTGGTTGAGCCAGACGTCGTGCATGGCCTCAAGCACCTGTTGAAAGCTGGGCATGCCGTAGCGCGGCTCAGGCGGAAAGTAGGTGCCGCCGTAGAATGGCTCGCCGTCGGGCGTGAGAAAGACGGTCATCGGCCAGCCGCCGTGCTGCGTGAGCGCCTGGACCGCCTGCATATAGATCGCGTCGATGTCGGGCCGCTCTTCGCGATCGACCTTGATGTTGACAAAATACTCGTTCATCAGGCGCGCGGTCGCCTCGTCCTCGAAGCTTTCGCGCTCCATCACATGGCACCAGTGGCAGGCGCTATAGCCGACGCTCAGCAGGATCGGCCTGTCCTCGGCGCGCGCTCTGCTCAGCGCTTCATCACCCCAGGGATACCAGTCAACCGGGTTGTGGGCGTGCTGGCGCAGGTATGGGCTGGTTTCGTGGATCAGTCGATTGGTATGAGTTGGCTCATGCATGGCTCAGTTCCTTCGTGCCGAATCTAAAGAAGCGCTTCGGGACACAGTGTATGCGATTGTGCTGATTTCCTCTACACCTCAGCACGATCCGCTCCATTAGCGCGACGGTCGTTCGTCTCTGCCGCCGCGAACTTTTGCTTCGATTTGCTCTTTGAGTTGACATAAAACGATCCAGAACGTGGCAAAAAGGCGTTTCAGGGGCAAATTGGGCCTAGAACGGCTGCTGGTGCGGATCTTTTGGCACAGTGTGTGATATAGTTAGCGTAGAACAACCGTGTCGGCAGTGCGATTGATGGTAGGCCAAATTGTCCGGATAGTCAACAGATGCAGCCGACAACGCGAAAAAGTTGACTATTTGTGCGGTTTAATGCACAATCGCGCTAACAACCATCCTAACCAGGAGGAATTGTATGGCAAACGCAATCAGCACGTCCCAACTCGTCGATCAGGTTGCCCAGCGGACGGGTTTGTCGAAGGCGCAGGCCAAACAGGCTGTTCAGGCGGTTTTCGAGACGATGGGCGAACGTCTTGCCGCCGGTGATCGCATTCAGGTGAGCGGTTTTGGCAGCTTTGAAATCCGCAACCGCGCCGAGCGCCAGGGCACCAACCCACGCACACGTGAAAAGGTGACAATCCCAGCTTCAAAGGCGGTTGGCTTCCGCGCTGCCTCTAGCCTGAAGGATCGGGTCGGAGGGCAGGGCTAGCAGCCTTCGGTCATCGGCGACGTTCCGGCGGCGACGCTTCCTTCGGGAGTGTCGCCGTTGCGTTGTAGGGCCGTGATGGCGACGAGCGGCGCGGGAAACGTTGTGGTAGAAGCCGGAGGTGAAGGGTTCACAATTCACAACACCCTACCCGCAATCCGGCCACGCCATGCAGACGCATAAAATGTAAATAATTGTTATCACTCTACCGCTGCCGTGCGGTTGTGTGCCGCCTTGCGCGGCCGCCGCGCACCAGCACGATTAAGGCCTGTACCTATGGCCTCGCTCGCTCTCACACCCGGCGCTGAGCTAGCAAGCGTGGACGCTGGTACAATGATCTGCTGGACCCATCAGGTCATCGCGCCGGAGTGCGGGCCACGGGGAGGCCGCCTGAGCGCGCATCTGTGAAGGAGGAGAGATGGTTTTACGTCCTATGCAGCCTGAGACGCAGGCAGGTCCGACGCGCATCGTGCTGGATACCGATCCCGGCATCGACGACGCGCTGGCGATCCTGCTGGCGGTCGCCTCGTCCGAAGTCGAGGTGGCGGCGGTGACTGTCACCGGCGGGAATTGCCCGCTGCCGCAGGGCGTGCGCAACGCCCTGGCGGTGCTCGATATGCTGCGCGCGGCGGTGCCGGTCGTGCCGGGCGTAGCGCTGCCGCTGATCCGCCCGGCCTTTACCGCCGAGGAAACCCACGGCGATACCGGCCTGGGCAACGCCCATCTGCCCGAACCGAGGACAGCGGCAGCGCTCGATCACGCTGTCGATCGGATCATCCGCGAGATCATGGATTCGCCCGCGCCGGTGACGCTCGTGGCGGTCGCGCCGCTGACCAACGTGGCGCTCGCGATTCGACGCGAGCCGCGCATCGTCGAGCGCGTCGGCGACGTGATCCTGATGGGCGGGGCGTTCGATGTGCCGGGCAACACCACGCCGCTGGCGGAGTTCAACGTCTACGTCGATCCGCACGCGGCGCATATCGTCCTGCACAGCGGCATGCCGATCACGCTGATCCCGTGGGATATTACCTCGAAGGTGCTGCTGACGGAGGCGCATATCGACGCATTGCTGGCGCACGCATCGCCCGTCACGCGCTTCATCGCCGACGCCACCAGCTTCTATATCGAGTTTCATCGGCGCTATTTTGGCTATGCCGGATGCTCGATCAACGATCCATGCGCGCTGGCGCTGGCGTTCTGTCCCGACCTGGCAGCGTACGCGCAGGTCTTTGTCGATGTCGAGATCGATAGTCCCAAGAGCCTGGGCAAGACCATCGCCGATCCGCTGAATGTGTGGAGCCGCCAGCCGAACGTGCGGCTGGTGCGCCACTTCGATCAGGAGCGTTTCCTGGCCCTGTTCATGGAGCGTATGGTAGCATTAGCGCGCCTTCATCCAGCCTAGCGCGCATCCCAACAATAGTCAAAAACAGGTATAATTCTGAGTATCGCATCTGTTAGCGTTCGCTCCACAAGCAGAGGATCATGGTGGCACGGTCGTATCGTTTTCTGGAAGTTGTTACGGGTCTGTTCGTCGCTGTCCTGCTGATCAGCAACGTTGCCTCGACCAAATTTGTACGGCTCGGCCCATTCGATTTTGACGGCGGCACGCTGCTCTTTCCGCTGTCGTACATCTTCGGCGACATCCTTACCGAGGTGTACGGCTATGCGCGCTCGCGCACGGCGATCTGGACCGGCTTCATCGCGGCGCTGCTGATGTCGCTGACCTTCGCGGCAGTTGCCGCGCTGCCGCCGAGCGCGGGCAGCGAGTCGTTCAACGCGGCCTTCAACCAACTGCTGGGACTGGTGCCACGGATCGTCGCCGCCAGCCTGATCGCCTATTTCGCGGGTGCGTTCGCCAACGCGTACACGCTGGCGAAGCTCAAAGTGCTGACCGGCGGGCGTCATCTCTGGGCGCGGGCGCTCGGCTCGACGGTGATCGGCCAGGGCGTGGATACGATCTTATTCGTGCTGATCGCGTTTGCGGGCGTGGCAGGAGCGCCGCCGCTGCTGACGCTGATCGTCTCGAACTACGTGTTCAAGCTGGCGGTCGAGGCGCTGTTGCTGCCGCTGACCTATGCGGTGGTGAATCTGCTCAAGCAGGCCGAGCAGGAGGACTACTTCGATCGGCAGACCAGCTTCAATCCGTTCGTCTGGCCGCAATCCTAAGTTTGAAGCTTCGAGCTCAACGTTGAAAGTTCAACGATTCTCTTGTTCTTTGTTCTTTGTTCTTTTGTTCTTCCGTCATTAACAACAGGGTTATGAGTAGCGTCGATGCGCTTGCCAATGCTGTTTTGCTGCCACGACCGATAGGTGTAGAGAAATTGATGAAAGTAGTAGCGCGGACATCTCTCTTCGAGATGGTGTACCAGCGGCGGCACGCGATTGCAGATGCCTGGTTCGATGCGATAGTCCATACCAGCTTTGCGCCATGCAGCACGATGGAGATTCGTCGTGTGCTGCGTGAGCTGACGATTCAGGCGATCCGGCTGCTGTTCGCCGAGCCGCTGGATCGCGAGGCGGCGCGCGCGATCGGCGCGACGCTGCCGCAGCTCAACTACACACCGCCCGAGTCGCTGAGCCGAACCGTCGAGGTGCTCTCAGCACAGCTTGTGATGGCTGTGCCGAACGATGCGCTGGTCCAGCTTCAGCCGCGCATCGCGGCGCTGCTCGGCGAGGTGGCGGCAGGCTTCTTCAGGCAGGCGCGCAACGCGATCTTAGCCGACCAGGAGGAGATTCGCCATGCGCTGCTGGTGGAGCGGCGACGTGCGGAAACCGCGCTGGCTGCGGCGCGCGATCAGGCGCTGGAGACTGCGCGGCTCAAGTCCGATT includes:
- a CDS encoding cupredoxin family copper-binding protein, with the translated sequence MSRVKLLIVAPWLLLLAVSALDASSQVQAVSSRNVAISAVDIVDFAYQPDSGVSSVGASVTWTNRGSFAHTVTFDSGAADSGTLTSGQSFTFKFPSAGRYSYHCAIHPAMTGYVDALPPSGPRLPRSWLPLVTH
- a CDS encoding DUF4352 domain-containing protein, coding for MSYVPPTPAGPSSGSNRTLWIILGSIGFVGVCMVLCTAIGIIGVLTLLGRQTEQVFSEIERELNADTQFELPTTEPVDVGAAVAVGTTQRVGDLDVTVVDVQTTAGDGSQEPTPGYQFLAVRLKITNRGAQPIALEDVALWTWLQDEDDWIYDCCVFTQSDPELLGDALPAGESIEGSLVYEGPDDVDTMYWIYEDLTGNTRAVVRLHQLTADTEVAVVRYHTALDD
- the ppk1 gene encoding polyphosphate kinase 1 gives rise to the protein MPKKHKRKVVDRDEFPKLPPMGADRYLNRELSWLQFNRRVLGEALDARQPLLERVKFLAIFSSNLDEFFMVRVAGIREQIDAGVIEPSPDGLSPIEQMMQIKPVVDQLTELQRRCWSDEVLPQLRTHGIYVCDYAELNAAQRDAVRRLFYEEIFPVLTPLAFDPGHPFPHISNLSLSLAVVVNDPRHGERFARVKVPEVLPRLMQVPTQDGQQVFVWLEQVIAAHVDALFPGMHVPETYPFRVTRNGDVDLQEEEAADLLRTIEHGIRQRQFGRVVRLAVEQSMPQRILDLLIENLEIASSEVYRVHGPLGISELMMLYSLDRPDLKYSPFMPRVPEAFEESEDPFSVIQSGDVLLHHPYESFMPVVDFISTAAEDPQVLAIKQTLYRVGRNKPLVEALIRARENGKQVTVLVELKARFDEENNIEWAKQLEGVGVHVVYGLLGLKTHCKAALIVRKERDGIRRYIHLSTGNYNITTAHLYTDIGLLTADPEFGTDASDLFNYLTGYSAQDTYRKFIIAPVNMRQSIAALIEREIRHHQATGNGCLIFKMNTLTDPQLIEALYQASAAGVRIDLIVRGVCCLRPGVPGLSETICVRSIVGRFLEHSRIYYFHNGGKEEVYLSSADVMSRNLDRRVEVMFPVQAPHLVQRLRDQVLRAYLRDTAKAQILLPDGSYARPDASLPPFDVQSWLLLPPAEQVGPNGEQRAENKEQLGEVKTKN
- a CDS encoding thioredoxin domain-containing protein; its protein translation is MHEPTHTNRLIHETSPYLRQHAHNPVDWYPWGDEALSRARAEDRPILLSVGYSACHWCHVMERESFEDEATARLMNEYFVNIKVDREERPDIDAIYMQAVQALTQHGGWPMTVFLTPDGEPFYGGTYFPPEPRYGMPSFQQVLEAMHDVWLNQRNDAVASARDLAQQLSDAAQIPPGNISLTTRLLDSAATAIRQRFDARHGGWGGAPKFPAPQTIDFLLRTYQRRDDPEALKQAETTLLKMAHGGMYDQLGGGFHRYSVDERWLVPHFEKMLYDNAQLARAYLHAYQLTGNAEYRRIVEETLDYVKREMTAPEGGYYAAQDADSEGVEGKFFVWSLAEVRQALGEDAALFAQIYDVTASGNWEHTNILHLPRPLEEIARVTGQPVDRLRDVAERGRRKLFALREQRVHPGLDDKVLTNWNGLMLAAMAEAGRVLKREDYLDSARRNAEFVLSTLSRDGRLLHTYKDGQAKIRGFLSDYALYAEGLLALYRATCETRWLSAARDLAEHMLDHFWDDTDGGFFQTSDEHETLIARPKDLFDEAVPSGNAVAAHVLLQLAALVGDPEYDRRGRATIELVTGGIQRYPSAFATMLNALDFALATPREIAIVGDRADPATQRMLAALDERFLPNVIVAAAAPDDTAAVELIPLLRDRPQQHAQPTAYVCRSFVCSLPTTDIATMVQQLAE
- a CDS encoding HU family DNA-binding protein; the protein is MANAISTSQLVDQVAQRTGLSKAQAKQAVQAVFETMGERLAAGDRIQVSGFGSFEIRNRAERQGTNPRTREKVTIPASKAVGFRAASSLKDRVGGQG
- a CDS encoding nucleoside hydrolase — its product is MVLRPMQPETQAGPTRIVLDTDPGIDDALAILLAVASSEVEVAAVTVTGGNCPLPQGVRNALAVLDMLRAAVPVVPGVALPLIRPAFTAEETHGDTGLGNAHLPEPRTAAALDHAVDRIIREIMDSPAPVTLVAVAPLTNVALAIRREPRIVERVGDVILMGGAFDVPGNTTPLAEFNVYVDPHAAHIVLHSGMPITLIPWDITSKVLLTEAHIDALLAHASPVTRFIADATSFYIEFHRRYFGYAGCSINDPCALALAFCPDLAAYAQVFVDVEIDSPKSLGKTIADPLNVWSRQPNVRLVRHFDQERFLALFMERMVALARLHPA
- a CDS encoding queuosine precursor transporter, which gives rise to MVARSYRFLEVVTGLFVAVLLISNVASTKFVRLGPFDFDGGTLLFPLSYIFGDILTEVYGYARSRTAIWTGFIAALLMSLTFAAVAALPPSAGSESFNAAFNQLLGLVPRIVAASLIAYFAGAFANAYTLAKLKVLTGGRHLWARALGSTVIGQGVDTILFVLIAFAGVAGAPPLLTLIVSNYVFKLAVEALLLPLTYAVVNLLKQAEQEDYFDRQTSFNPFVWPQS